The Candidatus Neomarinimicrobiota bacterium DNA window TCCTGCAGGGCACCTACCAGACCTACCTGGCCGCCGCCGAAAAGCATTACCGGGTCCCGACCCTCAAAGGCAAGTTGATCCTCACCGCGGGCATGGGAGCCATGAGCGGAGCCCAGCCCCTGGCCGTGACCATGAACGAGGGGGTGATCCTCGACGTGGAGGTCCGGCCCGAGCGCATCGAGCGCAAGGTCAAAGAGGGCTACTGCGACCACATGGCCGCCTCCCTCGACGAGGCCCTTTCCTGGGCGGACGAAGCCCGCAGTAAAGGCAAGCCCCTCTCCATCGGCCTGGTTGGCAACGCCGCCGAGGTCTATCCCGCCCTGGTGCAGCACGGCACTATTCCCGACATCGTCTCCGACCAGACCCCCGCCCACGACCTGGGCGCCTACGTGCCCATCGGCGATCTGCAGCAGCTGGACGAGCTGCGCGTGCGGAACCTGGCCGAGTACCACCGCCGCTCGCTGGACAGCATCGCGAAGCATGTGGCGGCCATCCTTGATATGCAGCGCCAGGGTGCCGTGGCCTTCGACTACGGCAACAACCTGCGCGCCCAGGCGGAGCAGGCGGGAGTGGACATCCGGCAATCCGATGGTGCCTACCGCTACCCTGGCTTCGTCCCGGCCTACATCCGGCCCCTCTTCTGCCGGGGCATGGGCCCCTTCCGCTGGGCCGCCCTCTCCGGTGATCCCGCCGACATCCACACCATCGATGAGCAGCTCACCCGCCTATTTCCGGACGACGAGGGTCTGCACCGCTGGCTTCGCCTGGCAGCGGAAAAGGTCCCCTTCCTGGGCCTGCCCACCCGTATCTGCTGGCTGGGCTACGGCGACCGGGCCCGCTTCGGCGAAGCCATCAACGGCCTCATCGCCGACGGCAAGGTCTCGGCACCCATCGTCATCGGCCGCGACCACCTGGATACCGGCTCCGTGGCCTCCCCGGACCGCGAGACCGAAGGCCTGCTGGACGGCTCCGATGCCGTCGCCGACTGGCCCCTGCTCAACTTCGCCCTTAACACCGCTGCCGGGGCCTCCTGGGTAGCATTCCATCACGGCGGCGGGGTGGGCATCGGCAATGCCCTCCATGCCGGGATGGTCATTGTGGCCGACGGCACCCCCGAGCGGGCCGAGCGTCTGGAGCGGGTGCTCACCGTCGATCCCGGCATCGGGGTCGCCCGCCACGCACTCGCCGGCTACGCAGAGGCCCAACAGACCGCCAACGAGAAAGGCATCCGGCTGCCGTGACCGCCGACCTGCTGATCATTAACGCCGCCGAAGTGGTGTCCTGCGCCGGCTTCTCCGAGCACCCTGCCCGGGGAAAGCAGCAGGCTGAGCTGGGGATAATTAAGGATGGG harbors:
- the hutU gene encoding urocanate hydratase, encoding MNDQEIILNERKKYDCRCDIGAELARYGRPLHLAAKPTKPPNAPIGTTRTAATWDAEAAKRMLLNNLDPANAADWEQLIVYGGTGRAARNWHEVHKITAALDQLAADETLCVQSGRAVYVARTYPHAPRVIIANSNLVPRWATQEHFDELDRAGLMMYGQMTAGSWIYIGTQGILQGTYQTYLAAAEKHYRVPTLKGKLILTAGMGAMSGAQPLAVTMNEGVILDVEVRPERIERKVKEGYCDHMAASLDEALSWADEARSKGKPLSIGLVGNAAEVYPALVQHGTIPDIVSDQTPAHDLGAYVPIGDLQQLDELRVRNLAEYHRRSLDSIAKHVAAILDMQRQGAVAFDYGNNLRAQAEQAGVDIRQSDGAYRYPGFVPAYIRPLFCRGMGPFRWAALSGDPADIHTIDEQLTRLFPDDEGLHRWLRLAAEKVPFLGLPTRICWLGYGDRARFGEAINGLIADGKVSAPIVIGRDHLDTGSVASPDRETEGLLDGSDAVADWPLLNFALNTAAGASWVAFHHGGGVGIGNALHAGMVIVADGTPERAERLERVLTVDPGIGVARHALAGYAEAQQTANEKGIRLP